In Flammeovirgaceae bacterium 311, one DNA window encodes the following:
- a CDS encoding PhnA protein (COG2824 Uncharacterized Zn-ribbon-containing protein involved in phosphonate metabolism): MEVKDSNGNLLSDGDSVHVIKDLKVKGMPVTLKRGNVIKNIRLTDNEQEVECRIGKSQVVLKTEFLKKA, from the coding sequence ATGGAAGTAAAAGACAGCAACGGAAACCTGCTCAGCGATGGCGATTCTGTGCACGTAATTAAAGACCTGAAAGTAAAAGGAATGCCTGTCACCCTCAAGCGGGGTAATGTAATTAAAAATATTCGCCTCACAGATAATGAACAGGAGGTAGAGTGCCGCATTGGCAAAAGCCAGGTGGTGCTGAAAACAGAATTTTTGAAGAAAGCCTAG